A DNA window from Brassica napus cultivar Da-Ae chromosome C1, Da-Ae, whole genome shotgun sequence contains the following coding sequences:
- the LOC125580835 gene encoding uncharacterized protein LOC125580835, with amino-acid sequence MAKKSIILIVTLVIALGCNFEEAAARDVKLVKLRDVNPETLTTLKGEEEKELINDKLTKEIENAKKLLGELKTLKKESKDDMKEELSSLMKSESLLNEMSDTLRNGTCNANKATIFVEKESFFYRAWKENAYHSVVPEKEKEFMSTIKRIIKLLKKT; translated from the coding sequence ATGGCAAAGAAATCTATCATACTTATTGTGACCCTAGTCATCGCATTGGGATGCAACTTCGAAGAGGCTGCAGCGAGAGACGTAAAGCTAGTGAAACTCCGCGATGTAAACCCAGAAACATTGACAACAttaaaaggagaagaagaaaaagaactcATAAACGACAAACTTACAAAAGAGATTGAGAATGCAAAGAAATTGCTGGGAGAGTTGAAAACATTGAAGAAGGAATCAAAAGATGATATGAAAGAGGAGTTGAGCTCTTTAATGAAATCTGAATCGCTACTTAACGAAATGTCGGATACTCTGAGGAACGGAACGTGCAACGCAAACAAAGCTACCATATTTGTTGAGAAAGAATCATTTTTCTACAGAGCATGGAAGGAGAATGCATATCATTCTGTGGTTCCAGAGAAGGAGAAAGAGTTTATGTCTACGATTAAACGCATTATTAAGCTGTTGAAGAAAACTTAA
- the LOC106433418 gene encoding uncharacterized protein LOC106433418 yields the protein MAKISLLLLVVVLFSSLQAYEAHRIGNFDKGLEKDLHNAEAMIEEDLKAKKTSTQGLKSEVTTLSKSEQKLKQLGNDYKKDTDEAPYGKKLKKFSRLVKVKEVLGKKKKAASVIQKILKDFGLNGGRE from the coding sequence ATGGCAAAGATCTCCTTATTGCTTTTGGTCGTTGTCCTTTTCTCCTCTCTCCAGGCTTATGAAGCTCACCGCATTGGAAATTTCGATAAAGGACTTGAAAAAGACTTGCACAATGCCGAGGCCATGATCGAGGAAGACTTGAAGGCCAAGAAAACGAGCACTCAAGGTTTGAAATCTGAGGTGACAACGTTGAGCAAATCTGAACAGAAGCTGAAACAACTTGGAAATGATTACAAAAAGGATACGGATGAAGCGCCTTACGGAAAGAAACTCAAAAAATTCAGCAGGCTGGTAAAAGTCAAGGAGGTACttgggaaaaaaaagaaagctgcATCCGTAATCCAAAAGATCTTGAAGGATTTTGGGCTAAACGGAGGGAGGGAATGA